Proteins from one Bacteroides zhangwenhongii genomic window:
- a CDS encoding bifunctional folylpolyglutamate synthase/dihydrofolate synthase — protein MDYQNTLKYLYESVPMFQQVGKEAYKPGLETTQKLDEYFGHPHQQFKTIHIAGTNGKGSCSHTIAAVLQSAGYRVGLFTSPHLVDFRERIRVNAEMVPEEYVVDFVEKHRPFFEPLQPSFFELTTAMAFRYFADRKVDVAVIEVGMGGRLDCTNIIRPDLCVITNIGLDHTQYLGGTLEKIAEEKAGIIKEGVPVVIGRARGAVKKVFSAKAEEMNAPITYTKQTAAGNDVAIYSYPELQKERNSFYEMTRQGLEMFKMLQDKHRKNEKSLEKLLSTFNLDNALRAMDRILDKRKSAIKLSNNHFQDGIFLELTGLYQVENGFTILTALDELVKMGYHISPKNYFEGFSNVCELTGLMGRWQKVYSYPDIICDTGHNVDGIKYICKQLEAIRANDGKKIHIVFGMVNDKDISGVLKILPKDATYYFTKASVKRALPENELQELARKAGLKGNAYPTVVEAVQAAKKDCPPKDFIFVGGSSFIVADLLANRDTLDLY, from the coding sequence ATGGACTATCAGAACACTTTAAAGTACTTATATGAAAGTGTACCTATGTTTCAGCAAGTAGGGAAAGAAGCATATAAGCCGGGATTGGAAACCACACAAAAATTAGACGAATATTTCGGCCATCCTCATCAACAATTCAAAACGATACACATTGCGGGTACGAACGGAAAAGGTTCCTGTTCGCATACTATCGCCGCCGTATTGCAATCGGCAGGCTACCGGGTAGGATTATTCACCTCCCCGCACCTGGTGGACTTTCGCGAACGCATCCGCGTCAATGCCGAAATGGTGCCCGAAGAATACGTAGTTGACTTTGTGGAAAAGCACCGTCCTTTCTTCGAACCTCTCCAACCTTCGTTTTTCGAGCTTACCACCGCTATGGCATTCCGTTATTTTGCCGACAGAAAAGTAGATGTAGCCGTTATCGAAGTAGGAATGGGCGGACGTCTGGACTGCACCAACATCATCCGTCCGGACCTATGCGTCATCACCAACATCGGTCTTGACCATACCCAGTATTTGGGCGGTACACTCGAAAAGATCGCTGAAGAAAAAGCCGGAATCATCAAGGAAGGCGTACCGGTGGTTATCGGAAGGGCTAGAGGAGCGGTGAAAAAAGTATTCTCCGCGAAAGCGGAGGAGATGAACGCCCCCATCACGTATACGAAACAGACTGCCGCGGGCAACGACGTCGCTATATATAGCTATCCGGAATTACAGAAAGAAAGGAACAGCTTTTACGAAATGACGCGGCAAGGTCTCGAAATGTTCAAAATGCTACAAGACAAACACCGGAAAAATGAGAAGTCTCTGGAGAAGTTACTGTCTACGTTCAATCTGGACAATGCCCTACGCGCGATGGACAGGATACTCGACAAAAGAAAAAGCGCGATAAAACTCAGCAATAATCATTTTCAGGACGGTATTTTTCTGGAGCTCACCGGTCTCTACCAGGTCGAGAACGGCTTTACTATCCTGACCGCCCTTGACGAACTGGTGAAAATGGGATACCACATCTCACCCAAGAACTATTTCGAGGGCTTTTCCAATGTATGCGAACTCACCGGACTGATGGGACGCTGGCAGAAAGTGTACAGCTATCCGGACATCATCTGCGACACCGGACACAATGTCGACGGAATCAAGTATATCTGCAAGCAGCTCGAAGCTATCCGGGCAAACGACGGAAAAAAGATCCATATCGTATTCGGTATGGTCAATGACAAAGATATCAGCGGTGTACTGAAAATATTGCCGAAAGACGCCACCTATTATTTCACCAAAGCCAGCGTGAAACGCGCGCTTCCGGAGAACGAGTTGCAGGAACTGGCTCGGAAGGCCGGATTGAAAGGCAACGCTTACCCCACTGTGGTAGAAGCGGTGCAGGCGGCAAAAAAAGACTGCCCCCCGAAAGACTTCATCTTTGTGGGAGGCAGCAGTTTCATTGTCGCCGATCTGTTAGCGAATCGCGATACACTCGATCTCTACTAA